One genomic window of Polyangium aurulentum includes the following:
- a CDS encoding L-serine ammonia-lyase, producing the protein MAISIFDLFKIGIGPSSSHTVGPMRAARTFALGLEKGGLFERTATVKAELFGSLGATGRGHGSDKAVILGLLGETPDGVDVDRVGELVDAVRRTGRLRLLGYRDIAFAMPSSLLFLRRSLPQHPNGMRFSALDAEGRELHARVYYSVGGGFVVDEVAAEAGESGPDPIRLPHPFRSGAELLARTAEARLPMSGVMLANEGVFRAESETREGLMRIWEVMQACVKRGCRTEGILPGGLKVERRAPALYRKLIENPEAGLRDPLTALDWVSLYALAVNEENAAGGRVVTAPTNGAAGIIPAVLHYYRKFVPGASDDGVVRFLLTAGAIGVLYKENASISGAEVGCQGEVGSACSMAAGALAEVLGGTPQQVENAAEIAMEHNLGLTCDPIGGLVQVPCIERNAMASIKAIHAARLALHGDGDHFVSLDKVIKTMRDTGADMKDKYKETARGGLAVNVIESIEDVSVGLPEC; encoded by the coding sequence ATGGCCATCAGCATCTTCGACCTGTTCAAGATCGGCATCGGACCTTCGAGCTCGCACACCGTCGGGCCCATGCGAGCCGCGCGCACCTTCGCCCTGGGCCTCGAGAAGGGAGGCCTTTTCGAGCGGACGGCGACGGTCAAGGCCGAGCTGTTCGGATCGCTCGGGGCCACGGGGCGCGGGCACGGCAGCGACAAGGCGGTGATCCTCGGGCTGCTCGGCGAGACCCCCGACGGGGTGGACGTCGATCGGGTGGGCGAGCTCGTCGACGCGGTGCGCCGCACCGGAAGGCTCCGGCTGCTCGGCTACCGCGACATCGCGTTCGCGATGCCCTCGAGCCTTCTCTTCCTGCGCCGCAGCCTGCCCCAGCACCCCAATGGCATGCGCTTCTCGGCGCTCGACGCGGAGGGCCGCGAGCTTCATGCGCGTGTTTATTATTCGGTGGGCGGCGGGTTCGTCGTGGACGAGGTGGCCGCGGAGGCGGGCGAGAGCGGGCCCGATCCGATCCGGCTGCCCCACCCGTTCCGCTCGGGCGCGGAGCTGCTCGCGCGCACGGCGGAGGCGCGGCTGCCGATGAGCGGGGTCATGCTCGCGAACGAGGGCGTCTTCCGCGCGGAGAGCGAGACGCGGGAGGGGCTCATGCGCATCTGGGAGGTGATGCAGGCGTGCGTGAAGCGCGGCTGCCGCACCGAGGGCATTCTGCCCGGGGGGCTCAAGGTGGAGCGGCGCGCGCCGGCGCTCTATCGAAAGCTCATCGAGAACCCCGAGGCGGGGCTGCGCGATCCGCTGACGGCGCTCGACTGGGTGAGCCTGTACGCGCTCGCCGTGAACGAGGAGAACGCGGCCGGCGGGCGCGTGGTGACGGCTCCGACGAACGGCGCGGCGGGGATCATCCCTGCGGTCTTGCATTATTATCGCAAGTTCGTCCCCGGCGCGTCGGACGACGGCGTGGTGCGGTTTCTGCTCACGGCGGGCGCGATCGGGGTGCTTTACAAGGAGAACGCGTCGATCAGCGGCGCGGAGGTGGGTTGTCAGGGCGAGGTGGGCTCGGCGTGCTCGATGGCGGCCGGGGCGCTGGCGGAGGTGCTCGGGGGCACGCCGCAGCAGGTGGAGAATGCGGCCGAGATCGCGATGGAGCATAACCTCGGTCTGACGTGCGATCCCATCGGCGGGCTCGTGCAGGTGCCGTGCATCGAGCGCAATGCGATGGCCTCGATCAAGGCGATCCACGCGGCGCGCCTGGCGCTGCACGGCGACGGCGACCATTTCGTGAGCCTCGACAAGGTCATCAAGACCATGCGCGACACGGGCGCCGACATGAAGGACAAATACAAGGAGACGGCCCGCGGCGGCCTCGCCGTGAACGTGATCGAGTCGATCGAGGACGTGAGCGTCGGGTTGCCCGAGTGCTAG
- a CDS encoding RtcB family protein: MTAHVATWLPDGMSAELKAALERLTRAEDVVHVAVMPDAHVAEEVCVGTVTASTRRLFPAAVGGDIGCGMVALRLVANAELLADRDRAARLLAGLYARIPHLVRPSAEAPPLPEDLRDEPLEGGALEAMKRREGRTEFGTLGRGNHFLEVQRDEEGSLWLLVHSGSRAMGPAIRKHHEGGAARDPTGLAYLEAESEAGARYLRAATWAGRYARASRARMVDEAVALFAELFGVEADASSRVEVDHNHVRRESHGGRALWVHRKGAMGLRPGEAGVVPGSMGSASFHVEGRGHAEALGSSAHGAGRAMSRADARRRIREKQLLREAEGIWFDHRIAGRLCEEAPSAYKDIGTVMRAQRDLVRIVRRLEPVLVYKAP, from the coding sequence TTGACGGCGCACGTCGCCACCTGGCTGCCCGACGGCATGAGCGCCGAGCTGAAGGCGGCGCTCGAGAGGCTCACGCGCGCCGAGGACGTCGTCCACGTCGCCGTGATGCCGGACGCGCACGTGGCCGAGGAGGTCTGCGTGGGCACGGTGACCGCCTCGACGCGGCGGCTCTTCCCCGCCGCCGTGGGAGGCGACATCGGCTGCGGCATGGTGGCGCTGCGGCTCGTCGCGAACGCCGAGCTGCTCGCCGATCGCGACCGCGCGGCGCGGCTGCTCGCGGGGCTCTACGCGCGCATTCCCCACCTCGTGCGCCCCTCGGCCGAGGCCCCGCCCCTGCCGGAGGACCTGCGCGACGAGCCGCTCGAGGGCGGCGCGCTCGAGGCCATGAAGCGGCGCGAGGGCCGGACCGAATTCGGCACCCTCGGCCGGGGAAACCATTTCCTCGAGGTGCAGCGCGACGAGGAGGGCTCGCTGTGGCTGCTCGTGCACTCGGGCTCGCGCGCGATGGGACCTGCGATCCGCAAGCACCACGAGGGGGGCGCGGCGCGCGATCCGACGGGGCTCGCCTATCTCGAAGCCGAGAGCGAGGCCGGCGCGAGATACCTGCGGGCCGCCACCTGGGCCGGCCGATACGCGAGGGCGAGCCGCGCCCGCATGGTGGACGAGGCCGTGGCGCTCTTCGCCGAGCTGTTCGGCGTGGAGGCAGACGCCTCCTCGCGCGTCGAGGTCGACCACAACCACGTCCGCCGCGAATCGCACGGAGGCCGCGCGCTGTGGGTGCACCGAAAAGGCGCCATGGGCCTCCGCCCCGGCGAGGCGGGCGTGGTGCCCGGATCGATGGGCAGCGCGAGCTTCCACGTCGAGGGGCGCGGGCACGCCGAGGCGCTCGGCTCGTCGGCGCACGGGGCCGGCAGGGCGATGAGCCGCGCCGATGCCCGCCGCCGCATCCGCGAGAAGCAGCTCTTGCGCGAGGCCGAGGGGATCTGGTTCGACCACCGCATCGCCGGCCGCCTGTGCGAGGAGGCCCCGAGCGCCTACAAGGACATCGGCACCGTCATGCGCGCTCAGCGCGACCTCGTGCGCATCGTGCGCCGCCTGGAGCCCGTCCTCGTCTACAAGGCCCCCTGA
- a CDS encoding ribosome-binding factor A, which yields MTRDRSRGRAGAGPVVDADSFFGAAGDRKLERKERQLCRQVQEAVSEALAGIEDDVLLDVWVTGVEPAPDAGRLAVIVQAGRGASPEEVTARLEKVAGHLRSEVASAISRKRVPTLTFRVLPPDEEGEP from the coding sequence ATGACGAGAGATCGATCGCGGGGCCGCGCAGGCGCAGGCCCCGTCGTGGATGCGGATTCGTTTTTCGGGGCGGCGGGGGACAGAAAGCTCGAGCGCAAGGAGCGCCAGCTCTGCCGCCAGGTGCAAGAAGCGGTGAGCGAGGCGCTCGCCGGGATCGAGGACGACGTGCTCCTCGACGTCTGGGTGACCGGCGTGGAGCCCGCGCCGGACGCAGGAAGGCTCGCGGTGATCGTGCAAGCAGGGCGCGGCGCCTCCCCCGAGGAGGTCACGGCGCGCCTCGAAAAGGTCGCGGGACACCTGCGCTCGGAGGTGGCCAGCGCGATCTCGCGAAAGCGCGTGCCGACATTGACGTTCCGGGTCCTTCCCCCGGACGAGGAGGGCGAGCCTTGA
- a CDS encoding SUMF1/EgtB/PvdO family nonheme iron enzyme, whose amino-acid sequence MRSSPSLPSASETADSVPPLAASPDAPAARGASGRGIRAAIGVSLALGLGAAVYGIVGAVAPRRATGRVEEAPRWSVVEAPAPVALALDEEDLEPPTLEEQRRRLFARMKEGLGLSADQMAAVESIFAASPVLGQGNPALTLHPMSRSECRRIRREAGVVVANEPACGAPGMVPLEGPGASERPVCMDQLEFPNLPCEYPVVHVRAREAALLCRAVGKRICDAHEWEGACAGSVGPAQEEYVWGRPRQETNAHHNVIRQKVWSYGPVEDRARCAMAGWRTPGCPGGGWDKCGSNTFPAGAFPECKSPLGVFDMHGNVAEHMNLPTSDAERGGGGYTEMKGSWFVFATMKAHEDDCHWRAPRWHETRVMSEVSHYNYHLGFRCCKDAGEGSDRDEPAGASEPSAQ is encoded by the coding sequence ATGCGTTCCTCGCCGTCCCTCCCCAGCGCGTCCGAAACGGCAGACTCGGTTCCCCCGCTTGCTGCGAGCCCCGACGCGCCTGCGGCTCGGGGCGCTTCGGGGCGGGGGATACGCGCGGCGATCGGGGTTTCGCTGGCGCTCGGGCTCGGCGCCGCGGTCTATGGAATCGTGGGGGCGGTCGCTCCGCGCCGCGCGACGGGCCGCGTGGAGGAGGCTCCGCGCTGGAGCGTCGTGGAGGCGCCTGCGCCCGTGGCGCTCGCGCTGGACGAGGAGGATCTCGAGCCGCCGACGCTCGAGGAGCAGCGGCGCCGCCTCTTTGCGCGCATGAAAGAGGGGCTCGGGCTGTCCGCCGATCAAATGGCCGCGGTCGAGAGCATCTTTGCGGCGTCGCCCGTGCTCGGGCAGGGCAACCCCGCGCTCACGCTGCATCCCATGTCGCGCTCGGAGTGCCGGCGCATCCGGCGCGAGGCGGGGGTCGTCGTGGCCAATGAGCCCGCGTGCGGCGCCCCGGGGATGGTCCCCCTCGAAGGTCCGGGGGCGAGCGAGAGGCCGGTTTGCATGGATCAGCTCGAGTTCCCCAATCTGCCTTGCGAATACCCGGTCGTGCACGTGCGCGCGCGAGAGGCGGCGCTGCTTTGCAGGGCGGTGGGCAAGCGGATCTGCGACGCGCACGAGTGGGAGGGCGCGTGCGCGGGATCGGTCGGGCCTGCGCAGGAGGAATACGTCTGGGGCCGGCCCCGGCAGGAGACGAACGCGCATCACAATGTCATCCGCCAGAAGGTCTGGAGCTATGGTCCGGTCGAGGATCGGGCGCGCTGCGCGATGGCGGGCTGGAGGACGCCGGGCTGTCCCGGCGGCGGGTGGGACAAGTGCGGATCGAACACCTTCCCGGCGGGCGCATTTCCCGAATGCAAAAGCCCGCTCGGCGTCTTCGACATGCACGGCAATGTGGCCGAGCACATGAACCTGCCCACCTCCGACGCCGAGCGCGGGGGCGGGGGCTACACGGAGATGAAGGGGAGCTGGTTCGTCTTCGCGACCATGAAGGCCCACGAGGACGATTGCCACTGGCGCGCGCCGCGCTGGCACGAGACGCGGGTGATGAGCGAGGTGAGCCATTACAACTACCACCTCGGCTTTCGCTGCTGCAAGGACGCGGGGGAGGGGAGCGACCGAGACGAGCCGGCGGGCGCGAGCGAGCCCTCGGCGCAATGA
- a CDS encoding ABC transporter substrate-binding protein/permease, with product MAKGVVALLCFLLLHLRVATARADDAPAEVPTKSALEEVRARGELRWGNDSQGGAPYVFQDPMDPNHLVGFEVELADALAKKLGVHARPVQGQWDGLLDLLARGDFDVVINGIEVAEEKKRISELSRPYYVAAERLTVRRGDKGAPRSLEALRGRRVGTLPGSLAARILEREGALVLTYDGGQNDIYDDLRIGRTDAVLLDDPITRYYGAIDPALEVVDGAFGEIQYAVGVRKGDAETLGAVNRAIDELAQDGTLAKLYARWGLWNDETARLLGGSGPPKGAIPEALESWRAAVGKPLPFWERVRDRYPATLLVFAKGAALTLAISLASMALAVGLGVLLALLRVYGPKPLQWLAVGYIEVFRGTPLLIQLTMVYFGLPELGVTLPPFVAGWLALGLNYAAAEAENYRAGLASVPAGQLDAARMLGLSKLSALRHVIAPQAMRVALPPATNDFIALLKDSSLVSVVTLTELTKSYVSLASAMRDHLGLGLLVALFYLLLSLPFARLSRHVEDRMGASLRRAA from the coding sequence ATGGCCAAGGGGGTTGTCGCCCTTCTCTGCTTCCTCTTGCTTCACCTGCGCGTGGCGACGGCCCGCGCCGACGATGCGCCCGCCGAGGTGCCCACGAAGAGCGCGCTCGAAGAGGTGCGCGCGCGCGGAGAGCTGCGCTGGGGCAACGACTCGCAAGGCGGCGCGCCGTACGTCTTTCAGGATCCGATGGATCCGAACCACCTCGTCGGCTTCGAGGTGGAGCTCGCAGACGCGCTCGCGAAGAAGCTCGGCGTGCACGCGCGCCCCGTGCAGGGGCAGTGGGACGGGCTGCTCGATCTGCTCGCGCGCGGCGATTTCGACGTCGTGATCAACGGCATCGAGGTCGCCGAGGAGAAGAAGCGCATCAGCGAGCTGTCGCGCCCCTACTACGTGGCCGCCGAGAGGCTCACGGTGCGTCGAGGCGACAAGGGCGCGCCGCGCTCGCTCGAGGCGCTGCGAGGCCGCCGCGTGGGCACCCTGCCCGGCTCGCTGGCGGCGCGCATCCTCGAGCGTGAAGGCGCCCTCGTGCTGACCTACGACGGCGGCCAGAACGACATCTACGACGACCTGCGCATCGGCCGCACCGACGCGGTGCTGCTCGACGATCCGATCACGCGCTACTACGGCGCGATCGATCCCGCCCTCGAGGTCGTCGACGGCGCCTTCGGCGAGATCCAGTACGCCGTCGGCGTGCGCAAGGGCGACGCCGAGACGCTCGGGGCCGTCAACCGCGCCATCGACGAGCTCGCGCAGGACGGCACGCTCGCCAAGCTCTACGCGCGCTGGGGGCTGTGGAACGACGAGACCGCGCGCCTGCTCGGCGGCTCCGGGCCTCCCAAGGGCGCGATCCCCGAGGCGCTCGAGTCCTGGCGCGCGGCCGTGGGCAAACCCCTGCCCTTCTGGGAGCGGGTGCGCGATCGCTACCCGGCGACGCTGCTCGTGTTCGCGAAGGGCGCGGCGCTGACGCTCGCGATCTCGCTGGCCTCGATGGCGCTCGCGGTGGGGCTCGGCGTGCTGCTCGCGCTGCTGCGCGTCTACGGCCCGAAGCCTTTGCAGTGGCTCGCGGTGGGCTACATCGAGGTCTTCCGGGGCACGCCGCTGCTCATCCAGCTCACGATGGTCTACTTCGGCCTGCCCGAGCTGGGGGTGACGCTGCCGCCGTTCGTCGCGGGCTGGCTCGCGCTCGGGCTGAACTACGCGGCGGCGGAGGCGGAGAACTACCGCGCGGGGCTCGCGAGCGTGCCCGCGGGCCAGCTCGACGCGGCGCGGATGCTGGGGCTGTCGAAGCTCTCGGCCCTGCGCCACGTGATCGCCCCGCAGGCGATGCGCGTGGCCTTGCCGCCGGCCACGAACGACTTCATCGCGCTGCTCAAGGACAGCTCGCTGGTCTCGGTCGTCACGCTGACGGAGCTGACCAAGTCGTACGTGAGCCTCGCCAGCGCGATGCGCGATCACCTGGGGCTCGGCCTCCTGGTCGCGCTGTTCTACCTGCTGCTCAGCCTGCCGTTCGCGCGCCTTTCGCGCCACGTCGAAGACCGTATGGGAGCGAGCCTCCGCCGCGCGGCGTGA
- a CDS encoding amino acid ABC transporter ATP-binding protein, whose translation MSIRVVELIKRHPKSSAPALSGLTMDVPAGSVASVLGKSGAGKTTLLRCLSGLDPFDAGVIEVDGLTITAGAGLRDSVAALAGRVGLVFQSFELFPHLTVLGNCTLAPMKVRGHARARAESRAMDLLAQLGMADKAHAHPEALSGGQKQRVAIARALAMEPRVLLYDEPTSALDPSLKHEVGRTLRRVAETGVTQIMVTHDLGVAREASDLVFVLEKGRVASYGTPVEVLDAVA comes from the coding sequence ATGTCGATCCGTGTCGTCGAGCTCATCAAGCGTCATCCGAAGAGCTCCGCCCCCGCCCTGTCGGGCCTGACGATGGACGTGCCCGCGGGGAGCGTCGCGAGCGTCCTCGGCAAGAGCGGCGCCGGCAAGACCACGCTGCTGCGTTGTTTGTCGGGGCTCGATCCGTTCGACGCCGGGGTCATCGAGGTCGATGGCCTGACCATCACGGCGGGCGCGGGCCTGCGTGACTCGGTGGCGGCGCTGGCGGGCCGTGTGGGGCTCGTGTTCCAGTCGTTCGAGCTGTTCCCGCACCTGACCGTGCTCGGCAACTGCACGCTCGCGCCGATGAAGGTGCGAGGCCACGCCCGCGCGCGCGCCGAGTCGCGAGCGATGGATCTGCTCGCGCAGCTCGGGATGGCGGACAAGGCGCACGCGCACCCGGAGGCGCTGTCGGGCGGGCAGAAGCAGCGGGTGGCGATCGCGCGGGCGCTCGCCATGGAGCCGCGGGTCCTCCTCTACGACGAGCCGACGAGCGCGCTCGATCCGTCGCTGAAGCACGAGGTGGGCAGGACGCTGCGCCGCGTGGCCGAGACGGGCGTGACGCAGATCATGGTGACGCACGACCTCGGCGTCGCGCGCGAGGCCTCCGACCTGGTCTTCGTGCTCGAGAAGGGGCGCGTCGCGTCGTACGGGACGCCGGTCGAGGTGCTCGACGCGGTGGCCTGA